A segment of the Verrucomicrobiota bacterium genome:
CGGCGGAATGTCCACCGCGGGCAGGTCCGGAAATCGGGCCGCCGTCCGGTAAAAAAAATCCGGCAAGACCTGCGGTGGCGTCGCGTGGTTCACGCGGTCGGCTCAAGAGGTAGGTCCACGAAAAAGTGCATGGGTCAGGTGGGGAGAAAGCCATGGGCCCAGCCGGTCACGCTCCTTCTTTTCGAGATGACGATAACCGCGAATCCAACCCAGGCAGGACGGAGCACCACAGGAGCATGAGAAGGGTTCGGACAACTCGAATTCGGTCGTGTTGTAATTGAAAGTAATCGGGTCGCCGCGTTCGATGGGCTCGCAGCAAACCAGCCTTGGATGGCTGAACCAGGCATTGGGCTCGCAACTATGATTCAGAAATCGCCAGCCCGCCGGATCCGCGGGAGCGGGTTCCCGCTCCAGCGACAAAGGTTCGAGATGTTCCGAAGGGCCGATCTGAATTGAGAATCGCGTGGCGCGGGGGCGGATCAAGCCTTGAACCTCGAGAATCATTTCGCCGGGTTGGAAGGCCTTCATGGCCACCACCCCGTAACCGCGAGCCCGACGTTGAACGGAGTAGAAGCTCGAGGCGGTGACCGGCCCGCTGTGAATGAGCATGGCGTCGAGGTTTGCCCACCCTGGAAGAGAGAATCAATCTTGAAAGGATCGAGCCCATCCCGCTCGCAAGAAAGATCGAGGGCACGCTTCGAGAGGTCAGACCGAAGGAAAAGGGATCTCACGGAGCCACGAAGCTGCGGAAATGCGGCGGCACGCTCGAACCGGCAACCCTCTGAGCGAAACGGGTTCCGGAGAGCATCCTTAAAAAGGGCAGGTGCCGGGAACGAATCCGGCGTCCCTGGCTTTTGCCGAGACCGGGGAGTCAACGCATCTCGTGATACGCGCTCAACCCGTACCGTGTCGCGACTTGTTGCTCTGCGCCCGCGTCATCTTCGGCATTCGGCTCGAACCGAGCCCAGGATACGGACCACGCTTGCTCCGCCCGGCGCCGCATGGACTCTTCCCAATCCTGCCGGGCCAAGCCCTCGGGCGGACGAATCGAGCCTTGAATGAGCAAGCCGGATTTGTTCCGCCGCTGCGCCGCGCCGGCCAGCTTTGTCCCCAAGCGCAGCACATCGAATTTTTCGTGTCCGGCGAAGCATTGGCCGGGGGCTTCCTTCCGGCAGCAATCCGCCAAGGTCACGGGCCATCCAACCGACGAAAAAGCGCCGGCAATCCAGCCATGGATTCGTTGATAGCTTTCGACGGCCGTCAGGGCGTGCCATGGGTGGCCGGGCGGGATGGCCAGCGCGTAGGTCCAGTCGCCGTCGTGCCTCACCAGCCCTCCGCCGGTGGGGCGGCGCAACAAGGGACGAAGCTCGGTGATTCGGGCGATCTCCGCGTAGCGCTGGAAATAGCCGAATGTCGCCGCGGGTTGTCGCCATCGAT
Coding sequences within it:
- a CDS encoding SET domain-containing protein, with protein sequence MLIHSGPVTASSFYSVQRRARGYGVVAMKAFQPGEMILEVQGLIRPRATRFSIQIGPSEHLEPLSLEREPAPADPAGWRFLNHSCEPNAWFSHPRLVCCEPIERGDPITFNYNTTEFELSEPFSCSCGAPSCLGWIRGYRHLEKKERDRLGPWLSPHLTHALFRGPTS